The genomic region TATAACCTGATAGATCAACCAACGTCAGCCTGACAGACTTTTAGCTATCAGTGATACTACGAAGTCTGGCTGGTCATCTCTGCTCCATTTTCATTCTCGTAttacttaaagtgatactatgatgtgatttacaactttgcggaaatacgtccgtttttaattgttgatcacaaatgtaaagctcaaattttccatttttgattagatttattataaaatcgctgaatgtaaaccaccgcgaccgcaaaaaggcatcgaagcgagccgtccgggccggattaaaccatcaatttctagaaatgtGCATTtcattcgaaaaccttaccgatttatgagaaagtgacatagtcatttgtcaaaaacagctaaaaaacattaaatggtgaaatttgacacgagttacccttatGTTTAAGTTGTTTCTCATCATTTTCCAGCATTTTGACGACACAAACCCATCCAAGAATGTGATGGTAGTCCTCGACAACGGGAAGGGCATGGCACCAAAACAACTGAACAACTGGGCCATCTACAGGCTGTCAAAGTTCATCCGCAAGGACAAGAAACGTAAATTGTAAGTTTCCGGAAAACGAAGATGCTTCGGTTGTTTGTTTACGTTAGGTTTTTGGTTTGTGCTCATGTCATAGGCATCAACTTAGAAGGCTGGGGTCGAAATATGCAGAAATATATGTCTCGTTCCTTCCCTTTTTGCCTTTGTGCTCCCGAAAAATGAAACGTCTTCATTCCTGAAGACAACGTTTTTTCATAACCTTTCATTCAGTTGTCTGCTGCTAGAGGAATGTGCCTGCCTGCCATACTTACGCAAGGGTGCATTCTTCAAGCGACACAAAATCGTCATCTGGCAACACAGAAGATTCTGCTGCTTTACATATATCTGTACCAgtcggaggaagccactgagaCCCACAACAAACCgacagcaaacaaaagactgtgGTTACCTAAATTGTTATTGTGGAGCTGATATTATTCAGCCACCTCTGTCTGGTGCAGTGTCAACTATCCTCAGCTGAGTTCCAGGCATGTTTGCCTCTAGTTGCTGTTTCTCAATCTCCTTATCATGCTTCAAGTTCACTTTGATTACAGCTCTGCTGCAGAGGACGGAGGGGCAGGGTAGGTTACTTAGTATTCAGGCATCATTTTGCTATTAATGTTTCTGTGCTGCATTTCCATTGTGCCAAATCGATGATTGTATCGGGCCCAATAGACTAGCCTTTCTCCAATGAATTTGAGAGGTGTGTAATACACTCCTTACAAACCTCACTTAAACCATTCTCAAAATACGTGTCTACTGTTATTGGAAATCTGTCCCGGCACTTAAGCACGGCCAGTTGCACTAATCTCCATAACTTTCCTTTTGCTAAGATTGCTCATTATGGCCTAGTGCATTTTCTCACAACACATTGTCTATTTCAAGAAAGGGTGTTTGGCATTTTGATGTGGTGAATGTGTGTTCTTATTCAGCTATTATAGTAAATCACCCTTTGTACTAGTGTTGTTTTTCAATCTATTTTGTATCTATTGGTAGGTTACTAACTCCGCTTGGTCGTTTCTTCAGCCTGGGTAGATTCCAGGCCTGGTTAGATTCCAGGCAATGCTCGAGGTGGTGGTCTTTACATTCTAAAAACAGCGCAAATGATGAATTGCTGTtgcctgcgattataatcgctgcgaTGTGCAATATCTTATTGTCGCATGCGATTATCGTCTCAGGTAGCAGCAATTTAAATCACTTGTGTGTAAAGGGTGCTCAGATGCAATGAAGTGGGTACAAATCTAATGTTAAGACAGGTAGCTTTAGATTTTGAAATTCGTCGAGTAGTTAGTGGTTCAGTGGTGTAGGGTATCCCTTGCAGCGTAACAGTTCAAATTGTTTAACTTATAGTTCAGTTAGGCATGTCATCATTACCTGCATGAACTTTCGGCCTTGACTAAATATGCACCAAAACCTGGACTGTGTGCCATCCCCTGGCTCGGAGGTCTCCAGGATATCAATTATGCCGGTCTTTTTTTCCACTTTGTAAACAGTTCTGGCAAGATGTTGCCAGAATGACCTCGCTCCTCAAGTATTAGATACATGTAGTGCGAAAGTGAGGCAATCTCAAGGTTTGAGGGTCCACATGGGGACGAGATTGATAGATGTGGGGTCACCTGAACCTTAAACAATACAAACTGAGTGAAGTACAGTGGAagcccggtcggcgaccacctcagtaacgcgaccaccccgcgaacacgaccaaaattctccgctcccgaatggttttctctctaattctcattaactggccctcgctaacacgaccaccccggtacccagaccgcgaccaccagcttggtcggtcccaaactgcaaattaaccccgctaacgcgaccatgaggcctaattgccgtaatcaaccatgaccgcatcgtatcaattggcaccttctcgcaaatccgtgttgatagttagcacctcgaacacaatgaccatgggaatccatatgaaaataaatgatgtgtaagtgagtttgatcaaatgtaagcgcaaataaatgaagaataaactttcttttcgactcacggtttgtttttcatcatttagtattaaatgatgtcaagaggcatgcacacgtagtttttaggacaaataaattatgttgattagtaagagtaccgatactcaaagtaaagaatgcttactacgtcgtaatattgataaaatacgtttttaaaaagatgatttaatcagtaccagttcaaattggctgaagttaaagcaggaagacatcaggaataattctcaacatcttctcacatcacctctctcaatgttagcgggaatattagcttgacatcaagaagggcagctgccgatggtgtgaatgacatgcttgctctaattagcatgctcaagttttaatgtaatgtttggtctaattagctctcgtcagtttatttactcatttacataagttgtaaattaaacgcaaaacactcaagaaaatgattttttattcgtgatatacacacaaattatcgaatcacccggtggcgtagtcattaatgcatgtcaatgtacacacagcatatctgctaggacgatgttttggcgggaaaacctacttatgattcttaaattcactaacgcgaccaccccggtaacacgaccacttcggcttagtcccttgggaggtcgtgttaccggggttccactgtactcacTGATTTCTGATTCTAAGTTCCAGTGGGCCACAAGTGACTTATCAATTGACTAATTTGTCCTTTAAGTCATCCAACATGTGTATCTTGTCTTGTAggaatgatgacgatgatgataaccgGCCCTCCACCCCCGGCACTGCACCAAGATCTCTCAACTCAGACATCTCATATTTTGGAGTAGGTGGCAAACAGGCCGTTTTCTTCATCGGAACATCCACCAGGGTAAGTGGTCTTCACTTGAAGATGCCTCATTATGGTCTTCACTTGAAGATGCCTCATTATGGTCTTCACTTGAAGATGCCTCATTATGGTCTTCACTTGAAGATGCCTCATTATGGTCTTCATTTGAAGATGCCTCATTGTGGTCTTCACCTGAAGATGCCTCATTGTGGTCTTCACTTGAAGATGCCTCATTGTGGTCTTCACCTGAAGATGCCTCATTATGGTCTTCACTTGAAGATGCCTCATTATGGTCTTCACCTGAAGATGCCTCATTGTGGTCTTCACTTGAAGATGCCTCATTGTGCTGGATAATGAAACCATCCCTGGTCGGAATATGAGGACATCTCCCTGTTGCTTCTTTATGATGGGACATGCTTCTTGAAAGATGCATGGTATAATTTGTCCTACCTTATTTACAGATGATCTCCAAACCAAGGGACTCCCGCGACGTCCACGAGCTGACTATCTCCAAGGAAGAGTTTGAGAGGAAGGAGAAAAATAAGGAGGCCATATACAGTGGTTTCATCAGAAACAGAAAGGTATTTATCATCATTACCTTGTGGTCTTTGCTGAATGAGTTGGCAAGTTTGTCACAAATGATCGTCAAATGAAATCTGTGTTTTGTAGCCCGGCGATACAAGTCACTTGAAAGATGAAGACGAAGTTGTACGCCATCTCATCgaagaagaaaaagacaaaGACCATTTTACCGCTGTCGTCatcaatggtatcaaccagacACACATTCCATATATGAAGACACAGGCCAAATCCTGGGCAAGACAATTAGCGTGAGTTTCATAACTTAATTTTTTGCCCAACTGCCTGCTGATATATTAATCTTTTGGGACTAACGAAATGTATCAATCACTCCGGACTAGAGATCAGTTTGTGATGACATCACTTGGAGTTAACATTGGGTTCGATATTGACTCGGAGGCGACCTGCGATGACCCTCATGATCAAACGATCATCGCCACCGGTCGCAGCGATTAAAATGCTCATTTGCGGGGCGCTCTACATCAAGTGTTGCAACTGTTTCGTTCCTCTTTCAGACACATCTATCACTATTACATCCATGGCCCACATGGCAACATGGACAAACCAGATGAAACGAGGCGACCAGGAAGCCCGTTCAAAAATATCGACATTGAGGTAATGAAATTAGTCAAACTTTAGAGTTATCTAGATGTGTGAAGTGTTCTGCCTTCACTTATAACctcaattcctcttcaaaaCGTGCTGCAAAGTAAATTCAAAATCCCCCCTACACATGCAGACTGTCAACAGTGCTTAAAGTCCAACATTCTACTTTCAGAtcaaaatcttcaacaaaggtcACACCACGCCTAAAGTCATCAGCTTACGAGACATCAGCGATGACATGCAGACACAGTACATACGCTCAGCCGTCTGTAACTTCGACTTCAAGGCGACCGTGGAGGGGACGGGGGTAGTCGAGGGGGTGCTGCGGTACCATCCGTTCATGTACGACCGAGAGACGTACCCATCTGATGCCATCGACCCCAGAGGTGAGTAGCGTCATTTTGGTGATAGACATTTGTTGAGTGGAGTGATGCATCATTCATTTGTGATGAGTAAGAGATGTGTCCAGTGTCAAAGTCAGTCCAATTTAGTTTGTTATCTGGAGTTGCACTTCCTTTGTCGTAAAGTGCTTTAAAAAGAGTCCATGGAGGTTGAACAAGTTTATTTGTAATAGTTTATTCTCTCTATGCCAATAAAAATCATGtcactctgtcatattttttatcaaatttttttACTCAATCTTTCACAAAACTTTTTTCCCCCTTTAATTTCAAGTCCCCGTGTTATTGGAAAATTCAGAAAGAGGTATTATGATATGTGTGCAAGGTTTAGCTTCGATGTGATGTAAACTCCTTATAAGCTTGTTTTACTCATGATTATCATGACAGGCAACACTGTGCAAAAAAATCTGCCTGACACTAGTGACAGTATTAGTCCCTTTAAATGGACTGTTTGCATGCTTTTGATGTAGTTAGTGTTGGTTGGGTGCACAGAAATTTAGAATTAAATTCCTTGAAAGAATCCGTTCCTTGGCTTCAGATGACGTTACCTAAAACCAAGATTGTCTGAGCTTTCACAGAATTGAATGTTTCTAAATTTAGTCACGTAAGATAATTCGAAGTCCTTACCATGTTATCTTTTCAAGGTAACACTGTATTTTTCTTTGCTTGAGTTCTTTGTACTCGTCTTGATTAAAGattgaaaatctttttgtgTTTCTATCGTAGTCCATCAAATAAATATCGATGTCGTCAACTTTTTCAATCACCTATGCAAATTCATCGCTGTATCTCACTTGTTCTTTGTTTGCAGCCGAAGCGTTCCCGGAAGACGACAGTGACGTCAACTATTCTGACATCAGACCGGCCCGAGGCCGGAGGGCGATTTATGAGTGTTACTGGAACGGCCGGCTGATTCCATACACGACGATTGACGAGTAAGTTTCGACCAGTCACTATCTGACTCTGACTTTTCTGTCCCTCCATGATGGCTCCTTGGCCTGGCTGACCAGTTCCCCAAGTTAGAAAGCGGTTTTCCTCTGTGTTATGTGACTCCTTTCACCTGCACGTCAtttctgttttcagttttgaatgGTGCAGCATCCCGAAGAAAGCCAGGGGCAACATCCCACTGGAATGTTTCAACAGGATCTCTGGTGTTCTCTTCACAAACGACAAGTTCCAAGTCAGCACAAATAAGTTGACCTTCATCGACCTTGAGATGAAGCTAAGAGACAAGCAGTGCGTGTTCAGTCGGGTCATCCAGGGACCCAGGCCTCAGGTAagcagggctttccaactactATAGGCAGTTTCGGGGCCCTAAGGCGAATCCCGGGTGCCAGAAAACTGCCAGGCTTTATTGACCTGGTGACTCAGTTATCGGCCAGAAGCTGGCTTTTCAAGTCCCCAGGCTTTCTCCCATTAGAATGCTTTACGACTTTTTCTTTTCTCCAGGAAAAGAGGACAAATATCGACAAAGAGTTCTACAACTGGTTGAAGGAGTGTCACGAGCAGTGTGACAAACAGATCAAGTTCTCTCACTTCACTAAACAAGTATCGAGGAATGACCTGCCGAAAAACAAGCAGACGCCGTGGGCAGAGTACACGCACATCGAGTGGGATGGGAAGGCTTTCCAGAAAGGTCAACTGGTAAGGCATTTGCTGACAAATGGAAttcagatacagtggaacctcccttagccgcCACCCTCTCTAGTTTTGTTCCCATATTGGTTtgttgtcatgggatttgacctctctaatcatgacacctctctataaaggacagcacgaGTCTGTCCTGAGGGTGATGATCATCATATGCTCATTTGTAGGGCACTTTTGGAGCCTCTCTGACTATTCGATTATCTCCTCCAGGTGCGGATACAGAGAACACTGCCAGTGACCTACGGTAGAATCAACCGCTTCTTACTCTTCGGGGACCACGAGGGCGACGTGTTTGCCACAGGTGGCGACATTGAGATCGTCCAGGAACCAAAGACGTTGTACGATGAGGTGAAAGTCTACCCGCTGGTGAAGCTGGACCGGACAGTGACGCAGGAAGCGATCAAGAAATATATCGAGGAGGAAGAGGCAAAGTGAGTGATGTAGTTATTGTGTgaagtaaagtttgttttgtTCAAGTGTCGGCCCTAATGAATGGGCCAGCTTTGGCCGATTTGGAATGGTGTACCTTCCATTGACCCTTTTGCTACCCTTGAGCCACAGTGCGGGACATGAAATGACACCCCTGCGACAACAATGACCCGTAGAGAGGTACATGCACTTCTGTACTTCTTTGTAAAGCTTTTACAATGTAAGTTATGTGTGTTCGAGTCATTGCTACTCGAGGAATGGAACTCTGAATGCACTCATGAAAGTATGATTGAATGATTTATCTTTTAGACTCCCTCACAAATTGAAAATCGCGTGGCCGGAGGGATACGAAGTGACGAAGGGTGAAAAGAGAGCGGCGGGAAAGACAGTCGGTGCCATAAAAGTTGAGATTGCCAATAGGAAGGGAGAGTACATCAGCAAGTTGCCTGGGACGGTCGGCTCGTCCAAGAAACTGCTGGTGGAGCTTAAAGTTATATGGCATTGTAAGTggttttgttgtgttttgtAATCAAACCTTAAATTCACAAATCATTCAATTTTTTACGAGACTTGCACGAGAGGATGTGATTTATGAGCTGCAGGCAATGGTCAAGAACTGTAGCAATGCTGGCATCGAAACCAGTGTCTGACTCATTCCTGTCCGTTTTACTTTGCAGCACCACATGGTGATGAAGTCATTGTCTCTCACATCAGTCAGCACGGCAAGACCTGGCCCTACTGGttcagaaagatggaaaacatcaaaaatcttGGACAATACACGATTTCTATCCAAGCCGTCTTAAATGAGAGCGGAGCGAATAAGTTTGCTGGTCGGGAGCTCCCAATGGAGAAAATCAAATTCACAGTCACAGGTAAGAAATGTTGAAAGTATTTTGGCCTGCGAAGATTTAAATCATCCTGCCAGATCCTGTAGCACATAAGATCGAAAAGAATATGTCTTTGAAGAGGTTAAGATTCATTTCAATTTCGGATTTCGAGCCACGCTTCTAATGTGCAGATCTTTTTCTTCACAGAGGCAGAGCCGGAAAAGTTCAACGTCGGTCTCCTGGAGGGTCCGTTCCGAGTTGGCTCACCATTCCAGATTCCGTTAGAATTCCAGGACGGATACAACAACCTCACAAAACCAAGTGAAAAACTGGAACCAAAACTAGAAGCAAGGTAGGCATTTGTCACTCAAACTGTTCCGTGTTTCTCCTACCGATATCGGAAAGTTTCTTTGTGTCAATGTACATAAACTAggaacaaatatacatgtaggattagCCTTCCTTAGAGGCTTTCAGGTTAGACCAGTAATTATTGTGTGCAGTCTTGTCTGATGAATTTGAAGAGTGTAGACATGAACCTATGAAGAACCTTTGGCTTGGAGGACAAAGAGGACACCAGAGACCCACTACAGTCTCAATAAAAGCTAATGCTGAAATCCTGATCTTTCCTTTCAGTGGCCTCGAGTTGAAGTACGACCAAACAGAAATCAAAGGCAATACATTGGTCATCAAGGGCATCATAGCTAAAGGTGCCGTCAGCTCTGTGACCGGGCAAAACTTCGATCTGACGGTGAGCGTAGAGGCTCTAGAGAACTCAAAACAGTCTCTCAAGATTAGGTTACTCCCTGGTCCGCCCCAATCCATCCGGGTACAGCCGACAGAAGAGCCGATTGAAATCGAGAACGGACAGCCAGCAAACTTTACCGTCTGTCTGTTGGATGAAGCGGGCAATGTGACAACAGTTCCTAAAGTGGTGCTGACGGCAAAGGTATGTTACATGACACATCTCTTCTTCTCATCTGTTTCCACTTGTGCTGACGGCAAAGGTATGTTACATGACACATCTCTTCTTCTCATCTGGTTCCACTTGTGCTGACGGCAAAGGTATGTTACATGACACATCTCTTCTTCTCATCTGTTTCCACTTGTGCTGACGGCAAAGGTATGTTACATGACACATCTCTTCTTCTCATCTATTCCACTTCCTCGAACCTCCTGTGCTATCCTTGATTACAAAGTTTACAGAAGCACTTGTTCTTGCGGCAGGGATGCCTGGACTAAACACGACTCCACTACAAGGTGTGCTGATCTGAAAAGAGACAAATTGAAGTAACGTCACTTGCCAGAGACCTCAATCTTACCTGATgtgattttctcttttcagttcaCAGGTGTGCCCGGCCTCGCCCATTACCTCTACACTGGAGACTGTACAAGCACCGGTCATATCGTGTTCACAGGCGAGCCCCTCGTCATGAAGAAAGTGCGGGGATCACAGAACCTCACTGCTAAGATCGAAGTGCAGGTAGATGTAAGAAAATTTTCTGCatgctcctttgatattttcaagattttgattAATCGCTACTCCATCACCCTGTGTGATCAGTTCTAGTCGAGTTACCTGATGGTCAACGCAGTGGTTCTGTGTTATCCTTGCAGGGATTCCTGTGTCATAATTCTGAAAACGAAATCGGATAGGATGTTGCTTCAACAAACCATAAGGAGTATTAGTAGGCCCTTTCCTTTTAAAAGCCAGTAATCTCAATTTGGTGTTAACGATGCCCTATGCAAGTGGAAATTGCACTTTTATCTTATTCCTCATTGCAGGGTATGCGAAATATCAAAGCCGTGGAGAGAAAGCTGGTCATCGTGCCGAGTTCTAAGGCAAGCAACATGGAGGTATTCTACAAGTATAACGGAGATAAAAATCTCCCTATCAGAGCAGGGTCTGACATCAATGGTGTGGCTGGTGAAATGATTAAAGGAATTAGTAAGTAATTGCATGACCATCTTCAAGTATTTGACTTGTTTTGTGAGACCACGTCATCCTAACATTGAAACTCATCTTTGGCAACATCTGTATGTTATCTCTTTTGTTTTTTGTTCTCAAACCTATTGTAACCTTTTCAGCTTTCAAAATCTTTGACGAAGCTGGTCGGGAAATAGAAATGGAGGACCATTTGGCCAAGAAAGTCAAAGTGAACTGGACGCCCAAGTTAATCAAAGACCTGGTCTTGAAAGGCGGCCTGCCTGATATTAAAATACCGACGTCTGCTTCCGACACCAAGTATTGTCATATAAGTATCAATGGAACTGGGGTGGATTTCTCTTTCACGATCAAGTGAGTACATTGCTATAGTACTTGGTTTCTGAAATTCTAAATGAGGAACGCTTTCTTCTCATTGACACTATCGTTTGGTTATCTTGCCAACTAAAAAGATCAAGATCTTGACCCATTCTTCAATCATAATACTGTTTAATCTGACTGAGTTATAACAATTTTGAGGGGCAGCGGtagtgcagtggaagagagtcggcctcatgatcaggaggtcatgggttcgactcccggccgagtcactgcttagttcccccactggtcgagttcaagtgagcaccttctggttgctccttgaaacccctgattgatttctgtggagaccggggtaataatatgatatcccaaagcgctttgagcgcgaactatagtgtcacggaattgcgccatataaaagactcattattattattataacaatttgtttattttcagaccTACCCCCGGTGAGCCAGCTGTGTTGAAGTGTAAATGCGCATCGACCCAAATGAGGATCGGTGAAACACTTGACGGCGAGATCGTCATCACCCTCAAGGATAAGAAAGACAATGAAATTAAAAATGTAAGTAAGAAACTTTCCAGAAATGTAATGTCTAAAAAAGCTGGTTTTTTTCCTCGGGAAGAAGCTAACTGAGACTACTGCCTTCTTTGGCACCGCTCCATCTTGGCTGCATCGCTGACCTAAATGTTTCAGGTGTCGTCAAGGGGTAAAATTCCCTGCCTCCCTGTTTGATTTCATATCCTCTTTTCCCAATTTCCAGTTACCCAGCAGTGCAATAGATGACCTCGAGGTCTCGGGCGATGATCTGAACATCCACGAAATCGACAAAAGCATCAACGGCAATACGTTTGTGATCAAAGGAGTCAAGTTCGAGGGCAACAGTCTTGGCGGGAAAGAACTCAAGATCAAGTGGAAGGAGTTGACGGAATATGTTCGGCTACAGATGGTGTCCGGGCCGCCGGCAAAGTTGACCATTCCTGGATGGGATTTAACGCAGGTGGGTTGGGATTGAGAGAGTATGTTATGGGGGAGCGGTAGTGTcatcctcatgatcaagaggtcgtgggttcgactcatGGCTGAGTCACTGcctggttcccctactggtcgagttaaGGTTGTTCCTTGAATACtggttgatgatgacgatgatgatgacacagATGTTCAGGACGGATTGATGATTGACTTAATCGATTTGTATCTTCaggcagtggctgtcttcaacGAGCGCAAGTTTGAGAAGCCATTGATCGTACAAGTGTGTGATGAGTTAGGCAACCCGACCTCCGACcctgaggtcaaagttcaacTGGCGAAGGATACTGGCATCAAGGTAAGAACATATGGTCCATCTTTTAGGATGGAGAAAGGTGTTTCTAGTGGAACATATCTCTGTTGTTGACCCAGAGATACCTCTTTAACCTCAGTTCACTGTGGTGTGGTCAATTCAGCTTTTGTTTAGATGCCGTGGACATCTCTATGCAAAACCTCTCAAACATTTGTGGCTATTCCTCTCTCGACTTCAGTCAGACACTCGAGTCAGTTGTTGTGCAAGTCCTCTCCGAAACCAAGGCGTCTGCTGAGAAGTGTATGGGCCAATCGAGACCGGTCTTCGTCTCAGGATAGTCCAAAGCCAGAGGTTGAAAATCCCCCCCAAGGCCTCGTGTCTGTCAACTCTCATGTTTGTTTCTGATTCCATTTTACAGCTATCTCCCGCACCACAACCCACCAAAGTTGACAAAGCTGGACAAGTGAACTTCGGCAACTTAATTGTGACAGCGAAAACGTAAGGAAGACCGTCCAGTAAATTTTTTGT from Lineus longissimus chromosome 19, tnLinLong1.2, whole genome shotgun sequence harbors:
- the LOC135502735 gene encoding structural maintenance of chromosomes flexible hinge domain-containing protein 1-like isoform X3; translation: MYEYYASEGQNPLPYAFAELIDNSLAATADNLGVRQIEIRLHFDDTNPSKNVMVVLDNGKGMAPKQLNNWAIYRLSKFIRKDKKRKFSAAEDGGAGNDDDDDNRPSTPGTAPRSLNSDISYFGVGGKQAVFFIGTSTRMISKPRDSRDVHELTISKEEFERKEKNKEAIYSGFIRNRKPGDTSHLKDEDEVVRHLIEEEKDKDHFTAVVINGINQTHIPYMKTQAKSWARQLAHIYHYYIHGPHGNMDKPDETRRPGSPFKNIDIEIKIFNKGHTTPKVISLRDISDDMQTQYIRSAVCNFDFKATVEGTGVVEGVLRYHPFMYDRETYPSDAIDPRAEAFPEDDSDVNYSDIRPARGRRAIYECYWNGRLIPYTTIDDFEWCSIPKKARGNIPLECFNRISGVLFTNDKFQVSTNKLTFIDLEMKLRDKQCVFSRVIQGPRPQEKRTNIDKEFYNWLKECHEQCDKQIKFSHFTKQVSRNDLPKNKQTPWAEYTHIEWDGKAFQKGQLVRIQRTLPVTYGRINRFLLFGDHEGDVFATGGDIEIVQEPKTLYDEVKVYPLVKLDRTVTQEAIKKYIEEEEAKLPHKLKIAWPEGYEVTKGEKRAAGKTVGAIKVEIANRKGEYISKLPGTVGSSKKLLVELKVIWHSPHGDEVIVSHISQHGKTWPYWFRKMENIKNLGQYTISIQAVLNESGANKFAGRELPMEKIKFTVTEAEPEKFNVGLLEGPFRVGSPFQIPLEFQDGYNNLTKPSEKLEPKLEASGLELKYDQTEIKGNTLVIKGIIAKGAVSSVTGQNFDLTVSVEALENSKQSLKIRLLPGPPQSIRVQPTEEPIEIENGQPANFTVCLLDEAGNVTTVPKVVLTAKFTGVPGLAHYLYTGDCTSTGHIVFTGEPLVMKKVRGSQNLTAKIEVQVDGMRNIKAVERKLVIVPSSKASNMEVFYKYNGDKNLPIRAGSDINGVAGEMIKGITFKIFDEAGREIEMEDHLAKKVKVNWTPKLIKDLVLKGGLPDIKIPTSASDTKYCHISINGTGVDFSFTIKPTPGEPAVLKCKCASTQMRIGETLDGEIVITLKDKKDNEIKNLPSSAIDDLEVSGDDLNIHEIDKSINGNTFVIKGVKFEGNSLGGKELKIKWKELTEYVRLQMVSGPPAKLTIPGWDLTQAVAVFNERKFEKPLIVQVCDELGNPTSDPEVKVQLAKDTGIKLSPAPQPTKVDKAGQVNFGNLIVTAKTGSYEIQPKALYGKVALSGPKLKISVTPDAAKPVSIKLQYDKNAVYVVGFSMPSYTVEVIAEDDTLMTAAQPSYLTMRLWRADNINPKPPDSAISYSPDPRKETDKDGIFVFSNKKVPELAGMHSVVFIYNDGKHEVLSNQVAINVSPGSPAKLVPVYPPGTLTVSNTSKAGARSLIKSVKFELRDKYENKTGHNINGVMAMEIMSTDGTTHEVPNFVGQTRRKETPMSQGQAMAANLTIEEDSPGKDGVQYILRVSILSQKLEQFKIPHYDIPFLFYNDARKQTQMSALTKERDNLKQNIKAYESLFETTQMLIKELQILVNEATKEEKRIKDELKKQKIPESQINNKKNLERLIDHRIKERDELINRPRRVCTVPLAPKENEVLGKVCHLAQAEDEDSARVLSWHMSADMDCVVTHTLKKAKDIYSKSGGKQQVLPLESIYRKTLPDWNKPLPHVRFRPNWKPQGNPMYARNLLIFPHDPDNCKLVFGMLLGDTIILDNLDHANAYRHEIVRFTHCPTILTRTGDRIRSNGKFGGLMNKALPIERLRGMVFGAPLPMAYHAVCTQIDVLQSYREALVKREKATNDLQEQLNNQKTVEMKTKNREYNDAKSQLGQIESRLGMCKQPEQDKQESMDTNENENNAKDINKSRGRRSAAADDGPSAKKSRQASPAVNGSPAQGTRRPKRNIQSPRKF